A single region of the Solwaraspora sp. WMMD791 genome encodes:
- a CDS encoding HNH endonuclease, translating into MKAFVGVTDGEWRSFLATRPQINEVNFWRPGGGSFKTLTPGEPFFFKSRYPHNRIVGGGFFSGFAKLRLSEAWGLFGEANGAGSLADMARDIGKYRKDPIGPGEDPVIGCIFIRDTVFFPEGRQPEPPPEFSSNLTQGKTYDLSSGTHFDYFEQLTKLLLDGEVRVDPEGSWHRPGPVFGDPRLRPQRLGQQSFKAVVLDTYSRRCAITDSKLRPALQAAHIRPVAAGGEHRIDNGMLLRADVHILFDQGYLGVDPKYRLLVSRRLRDDFGNGEQFYARAGTQIAVPEQKARRPDHDLLEWHTDTVFQH; encoded by the coding sequence GTGAAAGCGTTCGTGGGGGTCACCGACGGCGAGTGGCGCAGCTTCCTCGCCACCCGGCCGCAGATCAACGAGGTCAACTTCTGGCGGCCCGGCGGCGGCAGCTTCAAGACCCTCACCCCCGGCGAGCCGTTCTTCTTCAAGAGTCGCTACCCGCACAACCGGATCGTCGGCGGCGGCTTCTTCAGCGGTTTCGCGAAGCTACGGCTCTCGGAAGCCTGGGGGCTGTTCGGCGAGGCCAACGGCGCGGGCTCCCTCGCCGATATGGCCCGCGACATCGGCAAGTACCGCAAGGATCCGATCGGCCCCGGCGAAGACCCGGTGATCGGCTGCATCTTCATCCGCGACACCGTCTTCTTCCCCGAGGGCCGGCAGCCGGAGCCGCCGCCGGAGTTCTCGTCGAACCTCACCCAGGGCAAGACCTACGACCTGTCGTCGGGCACGCACTTCGACTACTTCGAGCAGCTGACGAAACTGCTGCTCGACGGCGAGGTGCGGGTCGACCCGGAAGGCTCCTGGCACCGGCCGGGTCCGGTGTTCGGCGACCCCCGGCTCCGGCCGCAACGCCTCGGGCAGCAGTCGTTCAAGGCGGTCGTCCTCGACACGTACTCCCGGCGCTGCGCGATCACCGACAGCAAGTTGCGGCCGGCGCTGCAGGCCGCGCACATCCGCCCGGTGGCTGCCGGCGGCGAGCACCGCATCGACAACGGCATGCTGCTGCGGGCCGACGTACACATCCTCTTCGACCAGGGCTACCTGGGCGTCGACCCGAAGTATCGGCTGCTGGTCAGCCGACGCCTGCGCGACGACTTCGGCAACGGCGAACAGTTCTACGCCCGCGCCGGCACCCAGATCGCCGTACCCGAGCAGAAGGCCCGCCGCCCCGATCACGACCTGCTCGAATGGCACACTGACACGGTCTTCCAGCACTGA
- a CDS encoding GntR family transcriptional regulator — translation MPYAVPLWRSIRDDLRAQIRAGLLKPGDRIPTTRKLMEQHSTTSATVRRAVDSMIESGELIGRQGLGVFVADRSEEA, via the coding sequence ATGCCCTACGCCGTGCCGCTGTGGAGATCCATCCGAGATGATCTCCGCGCGCAGATCAGGGCAGGACTGCTGAAACCGGGCGACAGGATTCCGACAACTCGGAAGCTGATGGAGCAGCACTCGACGACATCGGCCACCGTGCGCCGCGCCGTCGACTCGATGATCGAGTCCGGCGAACTCATCGGCAGGCAGGGCCTCGGCGTGTTCGTCGCCGACCGATCGGAAGAAGCCTGA
- a CDS encoding cellulose binding domain-containing protein, with translation MVSATVLTSPVSADAESRQPAPTEAVESILDIIPAQTLERMVAQAPLVDAANVIRTAVERAPDRGYAGIGLVDDHVTLWWKGALPADIAVAVAAARRTAPVEVARATYSRAELRKAAARLTPVVQADPSDASHSVRLRTDGSGIDIAVDYTVGARVPKLPATGVRTRIVERDQMVERSRANDAAPFDGGAGIGFTTPGCTAGFGVRNADTDAGYILTAEHCGAIGSPWHVGWDTTTGTGTLVGYAVDSNDDHDTMIISTSTPGDHIYVGGQHDEVRAQVVGWTEVIPGQLLCQSGYTSAGEIGGPVCNLRVDYHYTDIEDLVEATQLDGDEAARGGDSGGPVYFVNADGTVLAAGTTTRSGGAGFGFQDFATARDDYGNLVPATAIASTCRVSFVVTDSWSTGYTASVTVYNDGPAITGWSVGWAFPGGQVLQGHWNGVFQQTGPAVTVTNENYNASIPTGGAVNFGFTANGSPATPAPFTLNGTTCN, from the coding sequence ATGGTCAGCGCGACCGTGCTCACCAGCCCCGTCTCCGCCGACGCGGAGTCCCGCCAGCCAGCGCCGACCGAGGCCGTCGAGTCCATCCTCGACATCATCCCGGCGCAGACCCTCGAACGGATGGTCGCTCAGGCGCCGCTGGTCGACGCGGCCAACGTCATCCGTACGGCGGTGGAACGTGCGCCGGACCGCGGCTACGCCGGCATCGGCCTGGTCGACGACCACGTCACCCTGTGGTGGAAGGGCGCGCTGCCCGCCGACATCGCCGTAGCCGTCGCCGCCGCCCGCCGCACCGCGCCGGTCGAGGTGGCCCGGGCCACCTACTCCCGCGCCGAGCTGCGCAAGGCCGCCGCCAGGCTCACCCCGGTGGTGCAGGCCGACCCGTCGGACGCCAGCCACTCGGTCCGGCTGCGTACGGACGGCTCCGGAATCGACATCGCCGTCGACTACACCGTGGGCGCCAGGGTGCCGAAGCTGCCAGCCACCGGTGTCCGTACCAGGATCGTCGAACGCGACCAGATGGTCGAACGGTCCCGAGCCAACGACGCCGCGCCGTTCGACGGCGGGGCCGGCATCGGCTTCACCACACCCGGATGCACCGCCGGCTTCGGCGTACGCAACGCGGACACCGACGCCGGGTACATCCTCACCGCCGAACACTGCGGAGCCATCGGCTCCCCCTGGCACGTCGGCTGGGACACCACCACCGGCACCGGCACGCTGGTCGGCTACGCGGTCGACAGCAACGACGACCACGACACGATGATCATTTCGACGTCGACCCCCGGCGACCACATCTACGTCGGCGGTCAGCACGACGAGGTCCGCGCCCAGGTCGTCGGCTGGACCGAGGTCATCCCAGGCCAGCTGCTGTGCCAGTCCGGGTACACCTCCGCGGGTGAGATCGGCGGTCCCGTCTGCAACCTGCGGGTCGACTACCACTACACCGACATCGAAGACCTGGTCGAGGCCACCCAGCTCGACGGCGACGAGGCCGCCCGGGGCGGCGACAGCGGCGGCCCGGTCTACTTCGTCAACGCCGACGGCACCGTGCTCGCCGCCGGCACCACCACCCGGTCGGGCGGCGCAGGATTCGGGTTCCAGGACTTCGCGACCGCCCGCGACGACTACGGCAACCTGGTGCCGGCGACGGCGATCGCCAGCACCTGCCGGGTCTCCTTCGTGGTCACCGACTCGTGGAGCACCGGCTACACCGCCAGCGTCACCGTCTACAACGACGGCCCGGCCATCACCGGCTGGTCGGTGGGCTGGGCCTTCCCCGGCGGGCAGGTCCTCCAGGGCCACTGGAACGGCGTCTTCCAGCAGACCGGCCCGGCGGTGACCGTCACCAACGAAAACTACAACGCCAGCATCCCGACCGGCGGTGCCGTCAACTTCGGCTTCACCGCGAACGGCTCCCCCGCCACCCCGGCACCGTTCACCCTCAACGGGACCACCTGCAACTGA
- a CDS encoding tetratricopeptide repeat protein, whose product MSLAERGGLFRTLTRDRPMLVILDNAASEAQVRPLLPAGRGCLALVTCRRPLTGLAGAVRQPLDVLAPAAGRALLAAIVGADRVAAEPAAADQLVELCGRLPLAVRIAGNRLASRPQWSIAWLVDLLRDERRRLTVLTAGDVGVRSAFEVSYRQLDPVTARVFRRASLIPSPDFAPTLVAVAAGTDEETAAAALEELVEAGVLLTVGDRYQFHDLVRLYARERLDVEEQPASRAGAHDQLVDWLLRRVRQAGAMFEPDAGRADSPFDDDRAAAYWLDRESGNWLAALRDAARRGRHADVIAVGRALHWYSDANSHRHPWEEIFSLGAAAAQAAGKPHDEAVLLNFVGWARYFCQDRNLDGLAALVRARELARRIGDRREQAWALTYIAVILVRMGRAESAVDHSRRAVGLFREIGYALGEYGAASAQGGALAALGRFAEAAELHRDVLAFYGQGNGLSRTGAAVAQAGAMMSLGADLAGLGRWRDAAEVYARARQVFHRCGATFSEAAAIHRYGLALQALGEVDAAGEALRAALALYAALSCPWWEAQMLYALAALADAASETAAARLLRQRALDRCGELDAPQVRTLRVTLRRELAAS is encoded by the coding sequence GTGTCGCTGGCGGAGCGGGGCGGCCTGTTCCGCACCCTGACCCGGGACCGGCCGATGCTGGTGATCCTGGACAACGCCGCGAGCGAGGCCCAGGTGCGTCCGCTGCTGCCGGCCGGGCGGGGATGCCTGGCGCTGGTCACCTGCCGGCGTCCGCTGACCGGCCTCGCCGGCGCGGTCCGCCAGCCGCTCGACGTGCTCGCCCCGGCGGCCGGTCGGGCGCTGCTCGCGGCGATCGTCGGTGCCGACCGGGTCGCCGCCGAGCCGGCCGCCGCGGACCAGCTCGTCGAGCTCTGCGGCCGGCTGCCGCTGGCCGTGCGGATCGCCGGCAACCGGCTCGCCAGCCGACCACAGTGGTCAATCGCCTGGCTGGTGGACCTGCTCCGTGACGAGCGCCGAAGGCTGACCGTGCTGACCGCTGGAGATGTGGGCGTGCGGTCCGCGTTCGAGGTCTCGTACCGGCAACTGGACCCGGTGACCGCGCGCGTGTTCCGGCGGGCGTCGCTGATTCCCAGCCCCGACTTCGCACCCACGCTGGTCGCCGTCGCGGCCGGCACCGACGAGGAGACCGCGGCGGCGGCCCTGGAGGAGCTGGTCGAGGCCGGTGTCCTGCTGACCGTCGGGGACCGGTACCAGTTCCATGACCTGGTCCGGCTCTACGCCCGGGAACGCCTCGACGTCGAGGAGCAACCGGCCAGCCGGGCAGGGGCGCACGATCAGCTGGTCGACTGGCTGCTGCGGCGGGTCCGGCAGGCCGGTGCCATGTTCGAACCGGACGCCGGCCGGGCCGACTCCCCGTTCGACGACGACCGGGCGGCGGCGTACTGGCTGGACCGGGAATCGGGCAACTGGCTGGCGGCGCTGCGCGACGCGGCCCGGCGCGGTCGGCACGCCGACGTGATCGCGGTCGGCCGGGCACTGCACTGGTACTCCGACGCCAACAGTCACCGGCACCCCTGGGAGGAGATCTTCTCGCTGGGAGCCGCCGCCGCCCAGGCCGCCGGCAAACCGCACGACGAGGCCGTACTGCTGAACTTCGTGGGTTGGGCCCGGTACTTCTGCCAGGACCGCAACCTCGACGGGCTGGCCGCCCTCGTCCGGGCGCGGGAGCTGGCCCGGCGGATCGGGGACCGCCGGGAGCAGGCGTGGGCGCTGACCTACATCGCCGTGATCCTGGTCCGGATGGGCCGCGCGGAGTCGGCCGTCGACCACAGCCGCCGGGCGGTCGGCCTGTTCCGCGAGATCGGGTACGCCCTCGGCGAGTACGGCGCGGCGAGCGCACAGGGCGGGGCGCTGGCCGCGCTCGGCCGGTTCGCCGAGGCGGCCGAGTTGCACCGCGACGTGTTGGCGTTCTACGGCCAGGGCAACGGTCTCAGCCGGACCGGCGCGGCGGTGGCGCAGGCCGGCGCGATGATGAGCCTCGGGGCGGATCTTGCCGGGTTGGGCCGTTGGCGGGATGCCGCCGAGGTGTACGCCCGCGCCCGGCAGGTGTTCCACCGGTGTGGTGCGACGTTCAGCGAGGCCGCCGCCATCCACCGGTACGGGCTGGCGCTTCAGGCGTTGGGTGAGGTCGACGCGGCCGGCGAGGCGCTGCGGGCGGCGCTGGCCCTGTATGCGGCCCTGTCCTGCCCGTGGTGGGAGGCGCAGATGCTGTACGCGCTCGCGGCGCTGGCCGACGCGGCGTCGGAGACGGCGGCTGCCCGTCTGCTGCGCCAGCGGGCGCTCGACCGGTGCGGCGAACTGGACGCCCCGCAGGTGCGGACCCTGCGGGTCACCCTGCGCCGCGAACTGGCCGCGTCCTGA
- a CDS encoding helix-turn-helix domain-containing protein, with translation MQHDQFGDLLRTLRLERRLTQEELAEAAGSSVRSIREMERGRVRSPQRRTVVLLADALRLAGADRDRFVALARAEWQPHNSPAVPYDGVAAPHDRPEVPHDRPEVLHGRLAVVVPGELPSAVPDLAGRAEILQRLATLAAEVAAGRPDTSSVVVLHGPPGIGKTSLAVAAGHRLSWASSSTCRVPRRTDRSTRPRRWPDCCGRSGCRTAGCRCRWRSGAACSAP, from the coding sequence GTGCAGCATGACCAGTTCGGAGATCTGCTCAGAACCCTCCGCCTCGAGCGGAGGCTGACCCAGGAGGAGCTTGCTGAGGCGGCCGGTTCCAGCGTCCGCAGCATCCGGGAGATGGAGCGCGGCCGGGTACGCAGCCCGCAACGACGCACGGTGGTGCTGCTCGCCGATGCCCTGCGGCTGGCCGGGGCGGACCGCGACCGTTTCGTCGCCCTGGCGCGGGCCGAGTGGCAGCCACACAACAGCCCGGCGGTGCCGTACGACGGCGTGGCGGCGCCGCACGACCGACCGGAGGTGCCGCACGACCGACCGGAGGTGCTGCACGGGCGCCTGGCGGTGGTCGTACCCGGAGAACTGCCCTCCGCCGTTCCGGACCTGGCCGGCCGGGCGGAGATCCTGCAACGGCTGGCGACTTTGGCCGCCGAGGTCGCCGCCGGGCGGCCGGACACCTCCTCGGTGGTGGTGCTGCACGGGCCGCCGGGGATCGGCAAGACCAGCCTGGCCGTCGCGGCCGGCCATCGACTCAGCTGGGCCTCTTCGTCGACCTGCAGGGTGCCGCGCCGGACGGACCGCTCGACCCGGCCGAGGCGCTGGCCGGACTGCTGCGGTCGCTCGGGGTGCCGGACAGCAGGGTGCCGGTGTCGCTGGCGGAGCGGGGCGGCCTGTTCCGCACCCTGA
- a CDS encoding ATP-dependent 6-phosphofructokinase codes for MADEPVRLEIRTLGGCLFDSPLARLLLGRNTSWHYVDESDRVLLDDTVGMLTGRGLPIDELPSLEPGGPRQKIFFEPARTRVGIVTCGGLCPGLNNVIRALVLELTTGYGVRQIVGFRNGYQGLVARYGHDPVPLTPAVVDRIDEYGGTILGTSRGNQDPEEIADTLDEHGIDILFVIGGDGSMRGASRITEVLARRGRPVAVVGVPKTIDNDIPYIDQSFGFQTAVAHATDVIRAAHVEATAFPGGIGLVQLMGRHSGFIACYAALATHDADFVLVPEVPFALNGPGGFLAHLRRRVAERGHATVVAAEGAGQEHLAGEPVGHDASGNLRLHDFGRYLRQRIVEDFAAAGREASVKYIDPSYTIRGVPANPYDSVYCIRLAHAAVHAAMAGRTDLVVGRWRGRFVHVPMPLVVSSRNQVDPYGDLWLSVLEATGQPPLLT; via the coding sequence ATGGCCGACGAGCCGGTGCGACTGGAGATCCGGACGCTGGGCGGGTGCCTGTTCGACTCGCCGCTGGCCCGACTGCTGCTCGGGCGCAACACCAGTTGGCACTACGTCGACGAGTCCGACCGGGTGCTGCTCGACGACACCGTCGGGATGCTCACTGGTCGGGGTCTGCCCATCGACGAGCTGCCCAGCCTCGAACCGGGCGGACCCCGGCAGAAGATCTTCTTCGAGCCGGCCCGGACCCGGGTCGGGATCGTCACCTGCGGTGGGCTCTGCCCCGGCCTCAACAATGTCATCCGGGCCCTGGTGCTGGAGCTGACCACCGGCTACGGGGTGCGGCAGATCGTCGGTTTCCGCAACGGCTATCAGGGGCTGGTCGCCCGGTACGGCCACGACCCGGTCCCGCTGACCCCGGCCGTCGTGGACCGGATCGACGAGTACGGCGGCACGATCCTCGGCACGTCGCGGGGCAACCAGGATCCGGAGGAGATCGCCGACACCCTCGACGAGCACGGCATCGACATCCTGTTCGTGATCGGTGGCGACGGTTCGATGCGCGGCGCGTCGCGGATCACCGAGGTGCTCGCCCGACGGGGCCGGCCGGTCGCCGTCGTCGGGGTGCCCAAGACGATCGACAACGACATCCCGTACATCGATCAGAGCTTTGGTTTTCAGACGGCGGTCGCGCACGCCACCGACGTGATCCGGGCCGCGCATGTGGAGGCCACCGCGTTCCCGGGCGGGATCGGGCTCGTACAGCTGATGGGCCGGCACTCGGGTTTCATCGCCTGTTACGCGGCCCTGGCCACCCACGACGCCGATTTCGTCCTGGTGCCCGAGGTGCCGTTCGCCCTGAACGGCCCGGGTGGTTTCCTGGCGCACCTGCGTCGCCGGGTCGCCGAGCGGGGGCACGCGACGGTCGTCGCCGCCGAGGGCGCCGGCCAGGAGCATCTGGCCGGCGAACCTGTCGGCCACGACGCGTCCGGCAATCTGCGGCTGCACGATTTCGGCCGCTATCTGCGGCAGCGGATCGTCGAGGACTTCGCCGCGGCCGGGCGCGAGGCGAGTGTGAAGTACATCGATCCGAGTTACACGATCCGTGGGGTGCCGGCCAACCCGTACGACAGTGTCTACTGTATTCGGTTGGCGCATGCGGCGGTGCACGCGGCGATGGCCGGTCGGACGGACCTGGTGGTGGGCCGGTGGCGGGGCAGGTTCGTGCATGTGCCGATGCCGCTGGTGGTGAGCTCCCGTAACCAGGTCGACCCGTACGGCGACCTGTGGTTGTCGGTCCTGGAGGCCACCGGTCAGCCGCCGCTGCTCACCTGA